One part of the Aliivibrio fischeri ATCC 7744 = JCM 18803 = DSM 507 genome encodes these proteins:
- the rsfS gene encoding ribosome silencing factor, giving the protein MTLQDKELHDFLFNNVDDMKAENITTLDVRGKSSITDFMIVCTGTSKRHVSSIASNVSDKAKEAGLMPYGIDGEAEGEWVVVDMGNVMVHILQEEHRELYQLEKLWS; this is encoded by the coding sequence ATGACTTTGCAAGATAAAGAACTCCATGATTTTCTATTCAACAACGTTGATGATATGAAAGCTGAAAACATAACAACTCTTGATGTTCGTGGTAAATCAAGCATTACCGATTTTATGATCGTATGTACAGGAACATCTAAACGTCATGTAAGCTCTATTGCATCAAATGTATCAGACAAAGCAAAAGAAGCTGGCCTAATGCCTTATGGGATTGATGGTGAAGCAGAAGGCGAATGGGTTGTTGTCGATATGGGAAATGTTATGGTTCATATCCTACAAGAAGAACACCGTGAGTTATACCAACTAGAAAAACTGTGGAGCTAA
- the holA gene encoding DNA polymerase III subunit delta, producing the protein MRVFPEQLAQNLERGLRQCYLLFGNEPLLKQESLDAIRQAAFAQGFEEKHQFTLDKQLDWNNVFDCTQALSLFSSRQIIELTIPDTGMTTAHTSKLKELVPTLHDDIILLLQGPRVNKAQESTQWFKALTQLGLFIPCNTPDNQQLPRFIQQRCKKLKLKPDAEAIQMLAQWHEGNLLALAQSLDKLALLYPDGLLTLIRIEEALNRNNHFTPFQLVDTLLSGQAKRAQRILRQLESEGTEVIILLRTLQKELLLLQTFQYSLSQGEAMFTVFDRYKVWQNRRALYQAALQRLSITQIKQLIRLLAQIEIATKTDYDSDCWPQLSQLTLDMCNIHISVTSNVSH; encoded by the coding sequence ATGCGTGTATTTCCAGAACAACTAGCTCAAAACTTAGAACGTGGGCTACGTCAATGCTATTTACTGTTTGGTAATGAGCCTCTGTTAAAACAAGAAAGCCTTGATGCAATTCGCCAAGCGGCATTTGCACAAGGTTTTGAAGAAAAGCACCAATTTACACTGGATAAGCAGTTAGATTGGAATAACGTTTTTGATTGTACTCAAGCGTTAAGTCTTTTTTCATCTAGACAAATAATAGAGCTAACCATTCCTGATACAGGAATGACAACCGCACATACAAGTAAGCTAAAAGAACTAGTACCAACACTGCATGACGATATAATTTTATTGTTACAAGGTCCAAGAGTTAATAAAGCTCAAGAAAGCACTCAATGGTTTAAGGCGTTAACGCAATTAGGTTTATTTATTCCATGTAATACACCTGACAATCAGCAGTTACCTCGTTTTATCCAACAACGTTGTAAAAAATTAAAGCTAAAACCTGATGCAGAAGCGATTCAAATGCTTGCCCAATGGCACGAAGGCAATTTATTAGCGCTTGCTCAAAGCCTAGATAAATTAGCCCTTTTATATCCTGATGGCTTACTAACATTAATTCGAATAGAAGAAGCCTTAAATAGAAACAATCATTTTACGCCATTTCAATTAGTCGATACGTTATTATCAGGCCAAGCCAAACGTGCGCAACGAATTCTTCGTCAACTTGAAAGTGAAGGAACAGAAGTCATCATTCTTTTACGTACACTACAAAAAGAATTGCTGTTATTACAGACATTCCAATATTCACTATCTCAAGGCGAAGCGATGTTCACTGTTTTTGATCGATATAAAGTATGGCAAAACCGTCGGGCATTATACCAAGCCGCTCTACAGCGCTTATCAATAACTCAAATAAAACAATTAATTCGCTTACTTGCACAGATCGAAATAGCAACAAAAACAGACTATGACAGTGATTGCTGGCCACAACTTAGCCAACTAACGCTGGATATGTGCAATATTCACATTTCGGTGACATCGAACGTCTCTCATTAA
- a CDS encoding LPS-assembly lipoprotein LptE, whose protein sequence is MKRLLSLFSLRTLIVLTLSLITSACGFHLRGDYLLPDEVHEISLTSFDQYSALTRDVQKQLRMNGIRQVAPTTVTPSLDLISESLNERTLSLYQNSRAAEKELTYNVRYSVLIPGHDLKIYTTTVNRNYLDNPLTALAKSVERDMIEGEMRTQAAEQILRQMARLKADDTPVVTTDVITHNDETESKVTTKEVIKSMSSTAETTQ, encoded by the coding sequence GTGAAACGACTTTTATCTCTATTTTCTCTTCGAACGTTAATTGTTCTGACTCTTTCATTAATAACTTCAGCCTGTGGATTTCACCTACGTGGTGATTATTTATTACCAGATGAAGTTCATGAAATATCATTAACGAGTTTTGACCAATACAGCGCATTAACTCGTGATGTTCAAAAGCAACTTCGCATGAATGGTATCCGTCAGGTGGCACCAACAACAGTAACGCCAAGCTTAGATTTAATCAGTGAAAGCCTAAATGAGCGTACGTTATCACTTTATCAAAACAGTCGTGCAGCTGAAAAAGAACTTACTTACAATGTTCGCTATAGCGTTTTAATTCCGGGCCATGATTTAAAAATATATACAACAACGGTAAACCGTAATTATCTTGATAACCCACTAACAGCCTTAGCAAAATCGGTCGAACGAGATATGATTGAAGGTGAGATGCGAACTCAAGCTGCTGAACAAATCTTACGTCAAATGGCGCGTTTAAAAGCAGATGATACGCCAGTTGTGACAACTGATGTAATTACGCACAATGATGAAACTGAAAGTAAAGTGACAACGAAAGAAGTCATAAAATCAATGAGTTCTACAGCTGAAACGACTCAATAA
- the leuS gene encoding leucine--tRNA ligase: MQEQYNPQDLEQKIQKHWDDNKTFVVTEDANKEKFYCLSMFPYPSGRLHMGHVRNYTIGDVVSRYQRLQGKNVMQPIGWDAFGLPAENAAVKNKTAPAPWTYENIEYMKNQLKLLGFGYDWNREFATCTPEYYRWEQEFFTKLYNKGLVYKKTSSVNWCPNDQTVLANEQVEDGCCWRCDTPVEQKKIPQWFIKITEYAQELLDDLDNLDGWPEMVKTMQRNWIGRSEGVELSFAVNGEEAPLEVYTTRPDTLMGVTYVGIAAGHPLAEKASQNNPELAAFVEECRNTKVAEAELATMEKKGMDTGLRAIHPLNGREVPVFVANFVLMDYGTGAVMAVPAHDQRDFEFATKYGLDIIPVIKPEDGSDLDVSEAAYTEKGVLFDSGEFDGLAFQEAFDAIAAKLEAEGKGKKTVNFRLRDWGVSRQRYWGAPIPMVTTEDGEVHPVPADQLPVILPEDVVMDGVTSPIKADKEWAKTTFNGEPALRETDTFDTFMESSWYYARYCSPQADDILDPEKANYWLPVDQYIGGIEHACMHLLYSRFFHKLLRDAGYVTSDEPFKQLLCQGMVLADAFYYTNDKGGKEWVAPTDVTIERDAKGRIEKAVDDQGREVEHSGMIKMSKSKNNGIDPQEMVDKYGADTVRLFMMFASPADMTLEWQESGVEGANRFLKRVWKLVHEHTNKGTTEALDTSSLTGGQKALRRDVHKTIAKVSDDIGRRQTFNTAIAAIMELMNKLNKAPQESAQDRALLDEALKAVVAMLYPMTPHASFAMWEALGESDLDSATWPTFDENALVEDEKTIVVMINGKLRAKLVVAADATEEHVRELGLKDENAMKFLDGLTIRKVIYVPGKLLNIVAN, encoded by the coding sequence ATGCAAGAACAATATAATCCACAGGATCTTGAACAAAAGATCCAAAAACATTGGGACGACAACAAAACGTTTGTTGTAACTGAAGACGCAAATAAAGAAAAATTCTACTGTCTCTCAATGTTCCCATACCCAAGTGGTCGTCTACACATGGGTCACGTTCGTAACTACACTATCGGTGATGTAGTTTCTCGTTACCAACGTCTACAAGGTAAAAACGTAATGCAACCTATTGGTTGGGATGCGTTTGGTCTTCCTGCTGAAAATGCGGCTGTTAAAAATAAAACAGCTCCAGCACCTTGGACTTATGAAAATATCGAGTACATGAAGAACCAACTTAAGCTATTAGGCTTTGGTTACGATTGGAATCGTGAATTTGCAACATGTACACCTGAGTACTACCGTTGGGAACAAGAGTTCTTCACAAAACTGTACAACAAAGGTCTAGTTTACAAGAAAACCTCTTCTGTAAACTGGTGTCCTAATGACCAAACGGTTCTGGCTAACGAACAAGTTGAAGACGGTTGTTGTTGGCGTTGTGACACCCCTGTTGAACAAAAGAAAATTCCACAGTGGTTCATTAAAATTACTGAATACGCACAAGAGCTTCTTGATGATCTAGATAACCTTGATGGTTGGCCTGAAATGGTTAAAACCATGCAACGTAACTGGATTGGCCGTTCTGAAGGCGTTGAGCTTTCATTTGCTGTAAACGGCGAAGAAGCACCTTTAGAAGTATATACTACACGTCCTGATACGCTAATGGGCGTAACTTACGTTGGTATTGCTGCTGGTCACCCTCTTGCAGAAAAAGCATCTCAAAATAACCCTGAGTTAGCCGCTTTTGTTGAAGAATGCCGTAACACTAAAGTTGCTGAAGCTGAATTAGCAACAATGGAAAAGAAAGGCATGGACACTGGTCTACGTGCTATTCACCCATTAAATGGTCGTGAAGTACCAGTATTTGTTGCTAACTTCGTATTAATGGATTACGGCACAGGTGCGGTAATGGCGGTTCCTGCTCACGATCAACGTGACTTTGAATTTGCAACTAAATACGGCCTAGATATTATCCCTGTAATCAAGCCAGAAGATGGTTCTGATTTAGATGTATCTGAAGCGGCTTACACAGAAAAAGGCGTTCTATTCGATTCTGGTGAATTCGATGGCCTTGCTTTCCAAGAAGCATTCGATGCTATCGCAGCGAAACTTGAAGCGGAAGGCAAAGGTAAGAAAACAGTAAACTTCCGTCTACGTGACTGGGGTGTATCTCGTCAACGTTACTGGGGCGCTCCAATCCCAATGGTAACCACTGAAGATGGTGAAGTTCACCCAGTACCTGCTGACCAATTACCAGTAATTCTTCCTGAAGACGTGGTAATGGATGGCGTTACTAGTCCAATTAAAGCAGACAAAGAGTGGGCTAAAACGACATTTAACGGCGAACCGGCTCTACGTGAAACAGATACGTTCGATACCTTTATGGAATCATCTTGGTACTACGCTCGCTACTGTTCACCACAAGCAGACGATATCCTAGATCCAGAAAAAGCAAACTACTGGTTACCAGTAGACCAATACATTGGTGGTATCGAGCACGCTTGTATGCACCTATTGTATTCTCGCTTCTTCCATAAGCTTCTACGTGATGCGGGTTATGTTACTTCTGACGAACCATTCAAACAGCTTTTATGTCAAGGTATGGTACTTGCCGATGCATTCTACTACACCAACGACAAAGGCGGTAAAGAGTGGGTTGCTCCTACGGATGTAACTATCGAGCGTGATGCTAAAGGTCGTATCGAGAAAGCCGTTGATGACCAAGGTCGTGAAGTTGAACACTCAGGCATGATCAAAATGTCTAAGTCTAAAAACAACGGTATCGATCCACAAGAAATGGTAGACAAATACGGTGCTGATACCGTTCGTCTATTCATGATGTTTGCTTCACCAGCAGACATGACACTTGAATGGCAAGAGTCTGGCGTTGAAGGTGCAAACCGTTTCCTTAAACGTGTATGGAAACTGGTTCACGAGCACACAAACAAAGGCACAACTGAAGCGCTAGATACATCATCACTAACAGGTGGTCAAAAAGCACTTCGTCGTGACGTTCACAAAACAATCGCAAAAGTAAGTGATGATATTGGCCGTCGTCAAACATTCAATACAGCAATCGCTGCTATTATGGAATTGATGAACAAGCTAAACAAAGCACCTCAAGAATCAGCACAAGATCGTGCTCTTCTTGATGAAGCACTAAAAGCGGTTGTTGCTATGCTTTACCCAATGACACCACACGCAAGTTTTGCAATGTGGGAAGCACTAGGTGAATCAGATTTAGATTCTGCAACATGGCCAACATTCGATGAGAATGCACTAGTTGAAGATGAAAAAACAATCGTAGTAATGATCAACGGTAAACTTCGTGCAAAACTTGTTGTTGCAGCTGATGCAACAGAAGAACACGTACGTGAACTTGGTCTAAAAGACGAAAACGCAATGAAGTTCTTAGATGGCTTAACAATTCGTAAAGTTATCTACGTACCTGGTAAGTTATTAAACATCGTAGCGAACTAA
- a CDS encoding zinc ribbon-containing protein encodes MSKQKTGYNAVFERVMNVLERSPEEFEHWAKSSEEVVDAASDMTKDELALISTYVKRDIKEFAQSYEESKSTFPDSPFYRLIADSIWHGLLEITDRTQVEWKEVFDDLEHQGVYQAGEVIGLGILVCEKCGHREQFNHAQIIESCTHCQHEEFTRVSLKP; translated from the coding sequence ATGTCTAAGCAAAAAACAGGTTATAACGCCGTCTTTGAGCGGGTAATGAATGTATTAGAAAGAAGTCCTGAAGAATTTGAACATTGGGCTAAATCTTCAGAGGAAGTGGTGGATGCCGCTTCTGATATGACTAAAGATGAGCTTGCTCTCATTTCCACTTACGTTAAACGTGATATTAAAGAATTTGCTCAAAGTTATGAAGAGAGTAAAAGCACATTCCCTGATTCGCCTTTCTACCGATTAATTGCGGATTCAATTTGGCATGGCTTATTGGAGATAACCGATAGAACGCAAGTTGAATGGAAGGAGGTCTTTGATGATTTGGAGCATCAAGGGGTATATCAGGCAGGAGAGGTTATTGGTTTAGGTATTCTAGTGTGTGAAAAGTGCGGGCATCGTGAGCAATTTAACCACGCTCAAATCATAGAGTCGTGTACTCACTGTCAACATGAAGAATTTACAAGAGTTTCTTTAAAACCTTAG
- the lnt gene encoding apolipoprotein N-acyltransferase: MPLLSHYFIRLLVALLSGASATLAFAPYSLWPFAFIAPLILLLLMHKQTTKKATWLGFVWGLGYFGAGVSWVHVSIDNFGGMPVAASLFLMIGLISYLSLYPMLFSFLLQRFFSNHNITKYLLAAPALWIITDWLRGWVFTGFPWLWLGYSQINSPLSAWGPILGVEGITIMILLSVGTIAYSFLEKKWSLLLIPAVILATSFAIKPFDWVTPQADKATKVALIQGNINQAIKWLPSERWPTIMKYMDLTRKNWDADVIVWPEAAIPALEVEIPSFLRNLDSAASMNNSTVITGIVGQSPTGNFYNNIISLGVNGTNGYDYGQQPRYSKHHLLPFGEFVPFENLLRPIAPIFNLPMSSFSRGNYIQPNMEASGTHLAPALCYEIVYGEQVRENITPQTDYILTLSNDAWFGTSIGPLQHMEMAQMRALEIGKPVIRSTNNGVTAITDHKGHITKQIPQFTTAVLRGEVIPTTGTTPYRYWGSIPLYLLVGLFLLVAWRKRKDNM, encoded by the coding sequence ATGCCTTTACTTTCTCATTACTTTATTCGCCTTCTTGTTGCTTTACTCTCTGGCGCAAGTGCAACCCTTGCTTTTGCTCCCTACTCTTTATGGCCTTTTGCTTTTATTGCGCCTTTAATCCTTTTATTACTAATGCATAAGCAAACAACCAAAAAAGCCACTTGGTTAGGTTTTGTTTGGGGTTTAGGCTACTTTGGTGCAGGTGTGAGTTGGGTTCATGTCAGTATCGATAATTTTGGTGGTATGCCTGTTGCTGCCAGTCTATTTTTAATGATAGGGCTGATCAGCTACCTTTCGTTATATCCAATGCTATTCTCGTTTCTTTTACAACGCTTTTTTAGCAATCACAACATCACAAAGTATTTACTTGCCGCACCTGCTCTTTGGATTATCACCGATTGGCTTCGTGGTTGGGTATTTACTGGCTTTCCATGGTTATGGCTAGGTTACAGCCAAATTAATAGCCCACTGTCAGCTTGGGGACCAATATTAGGCGTTGAAGGTATTACTATAATGATCCTTCTATCTGTTGGCACTATTGCGTACAGTTTCCTTGAAAAGAAATGGTCTCTATTACTTATTCCAGCTGTAATTTTAGCGACATCTTTTGCTATAAAACCTTTTGATTGGGTTACACCTCAAGCAGATAAAGCAACTAAAGTGGCGTTAATTCAAGGGAATATCAATCAAGCAATTAAATGGCTACCGAGCGAGCGTTGGCCAACGATCATGAAGTACATGGATTTAACACGTAAAAATTGGGATGCCGATGTCATTGTATGGCCAGAAGCCGCTATTCCAGCATTAGAAGTAGAGATCCCTAGCTTTCTTCGCAACTTAGATAGTGCTGCATCAATGAATAACAGCACAGTTATCACCGGGATTGTAGGTCAAAGCCCTACCGGTAATTTCTACAATAACATTATTTCATTAGGTGTTAACGGCACTAATGGATACGATTACGGACAGCAACCAAGATACAGCAAACACCATTTACTTCCATTTGGTGAATTCGTCCCTTTTGAAAATTTATTACGCCCAATTGCACCAATATTTAATCTACCTATGTCATCATTTAGCCGAGGTAATTATATTCAACCAAATATGGAAGCTAGCGGCACTCATTTAGCCCCTGCATTGTGCTACGAAATCGTTTATGGGGAACAAGTGAGAGAAAATATCACACCACAAACCGATTATATTTTAACCCTGTCTAATGATGCATGGTTTGGTACTTCTATTGGTCCATTACAACACATGGAAATGGCTCAAATGCGAGCGTTAGAGATAGGGAAACCAGTAATTCGTTCAACTAACAACGGGGTTACAGCAATTACTGACCATAAAGGGCATATAACAAAACAAATCCCACAGTTCACTACTGCAGTATTACGTGGAGAGGTTATTCCTACTACAGGGACTACCCCTTACCGCTACTGGGGTTCGATTCCTTTATACTTATTAGTCGGTCTATTTCTGCTTGTTGCTTGGCGTAAACGAAAAGACAATATGTAA
- the corC gene encoding CNNM family magnesium/cobalt transport protein CorC (CorC(YbeX) belongs to the Cyclin M Mg2+ Exporter (CNNM) family, and was characterized as belonging to a set of three proteins, at least one of which must be present for CorA to function.), protein MNDENSQNTEGPSRKSFLGRLSQLFQGEPKDRQELVDVFRDSEENEVIDHDTRDMLEGVMEIAEMRVRDIMLPRSQMVTVEKTQDLESLIATIIEASHSRYPVISEDKDHVEGILLAKDLLRYLGSDCEAFEIEQVIRPAVVVPESKRVDKLLKEFREERYHMAIVVDEFGGVSGLVTIEDILEEIVGDIEDEFDDEEEKDIRQLSKHTFSVKALTEIEDFNEAFSTNFSDEEIDTVGGLVLTGFGHLPESGETIEISGFTFKVTAADNRRIIQLQVTIPDKESENKDPEEE, encoded by the coding sequence ATGAACGACGAAAATTCACAGAATACAGAAGGTCCGAGTAGAAAGTCCTTCTTAGGACGCCTTTCACAACTATTTCAAGGAGAACCTAAAGATCGCCAAGAGTTGGTTGATGTATTTAGAGACTCTGAAGAAAATGAAGTTATCGACCATGACACTCGAGATATGCTTGAAGGTGTTATGGAAATAGCCGAAATGAGAGTAAGAGACATTATGTTACCTCGCTCTCAAATGGTCACGGTCGAGAAAACTCAAGACCTTGAATCACTGATAGCAACCATCATTGAAGCGTCTCACTCACGCTACCCAGTGATCAGTGAAGATAAAGACCATGTTGAAGGTATACTCCTTGCGAAGGACTTACTAAGATACTTAGGCTCTGACTGTGAAGCCTTTGAAATAGAGCAAGTTATTAGACCTGCTGTTGTAGTTCCAGAAAGCAAACGTGTTGATAAGCTTTTAAAAGAGTTTAGAGAAGAGCGTTACCACATGGCCATCGTTGTCGATGAGTTTGGTGGAGTTTCTGGTCTAGTTACCATTGAAGATATCTTAGAAGAAATCGTTGGTGACATTGAAGATGAATTTGATGACGAAGAAGAAAAAGACATTCGTCAGTTAAGCAAACACACATTCTCTGTGAAAGCATTAACTGAAATCGAAGATTTTAATGAAGCGTTCTCAACCAACTTCAGCGACGAAGAAATTGATACTGTAGGTGGTCTTGTATTAACTGGATTTGGTCATTTACCAGAAAGTGGTGAAACGATTGAAATCTCAGGATTTACATTCAAAGTTACTGCTGCAGACAACCGTCGTATTATTCAACTTCAAGTGACGATTCCTGATAAAGAATCTGAAAACAAAGATCCTGAAGAAGAATAA
- the ybeY gene encoding rRNA maturation RNase YbeY, whose amino-acid sequence MSIELDLQIACENENGLPSEKDLMTWLNAVIPQFQPQAELTIRIVDEKESHELNHEYRGKDKPTNVLSFPFEAPPGLELDLLGDLIICRQVVEEEAIEQNKPLLAHWAHMVVHGSLHLLGYDHIEDDEAEEMESLETELMQGMGFEDPYIAEK is encoded by the coding sequence ATGAGTATTGAACTCGATCTACAAATTGCATGTGAAAATGAAAACGGCTTACCATCAGAAAAAGATCTGATGACATGGTTAAATGCAGTTATTCCACAATTTCAACCGCAAGCCGAATTAACCATTCGTATTGTAGACGAAAAAGAAAGTCATGAATTAAATCACGAATATCGTGGTAAAGATAAGCCAACTAATGTACTTTCATTTCCGTTTGAAGCTCCTCCTGGTCTTGAACTCGATTTACTTGGCGATTTAATTATCTGTCGCCAAGTTGTTGAAGAAGAAGCTATCGAGCAAAATAAGCCATTATTAGCACATTGGGCTCATATGGTTGTACATGGTAGTCTTCATCTGCTAGGTTATGACCATATCGAAGATGATGAAGCTGAAGAGATGGAATCGCTCGAAACAGAATTAATGCAAGGTATGGGATTTGAAGACCCATATATTGCTGAGAAATAA
- a CDS encoding PhoH family protein yields MSIKTTKLELTLEPADNHRLSSLCGPFDDNIKHLERRLGVEINYRGNLFTVVGKPHTVSATIDILKDLYVDTAPVKNQYPDIEPEQIHLAVKESGVLEQAKEDVSTIPYGKEVFIKTKKGLIKPRTENQAQYVTNMVTHDITFGIGPAGTGKTYLAVAAAVDALERQEVRRILLTRPAVEAGEKLGFLPGDLSQKVDPYLRPLYDALFEMLGFERVEKLIERNVIEVAPLAYMRGRTLNDAFIILDESQNTTVEQMKMFLTRIGFNSRAVITGDVTQIDLPRGAKSGLRHAIEVLSEVDEISFNFFIADDVVRHPVVARIVNAYEKWEAKDQKERKLEEIRRKQERDARMAEAENNQ; encoded by the coding sequence TTGAGCATTAAAACAACCAAATTAGAGTTGACCTTAGAGCCAGCAGACAATCATCGTTTATCTAGCCTTTGTGGGCCTTTTGATGACAACATCAAGCACCTTGAACGTCGTTTAGGGGTGGAGATTAACTATAGAGGCAACCTATTTACTGTGGTCGGTAAACCTCATACCGTTTCAGCTACTATTGATATTCTCAAAGATCTATACGTCGATACCGCTCCTGTAAAGAATCAATACCCTGATATTGAGCCAGAACAAATCCATTTAGCGGTAAAAGAATCCGGTGTTTTAGAACAGGCGAAAGAAGACGTTTCAACCATTCCTTATGGAAAAGAAGTCTTTATTAAAACCAAAAAAGGGTTAATAAAGCCAAGAACCGAAAACCAAGCGCAATACGTAACCAATATGGTAACTCATGATATTACCTTTGGCATTGGCCCTGCAGGTACAGGGAAAACCTACCTTGCGGTTGCTGCTGCCGTTGATGCTTTAGAACGCCAAGAAGTTCGTCGTATCCTGCTTACTCGTCCAGCTGTTGAAGCGGGTGAAAAATTAGGCTTTTTACCAGGTGATCTTAGCCAAAAGGTTGACCCGTATTTACGCCCTCTTTATGATGCGCTATTTGAAATGCTTGGCTTTGAGCGTGTTGAGAAACTTATTGAACGCAACGTCATTGAAGTAGCTCCACTTGCTTATATGCGTGGTAGAACCCTTAACGATGCCTTTATCATCCTAGATGAAAGCCAAAATACAACTGTAGAACAAATGAAAATGTTCTTAACTCGTATTGGTTTTAATTCACGTGCGGTTATTACTGGCGATGTAACTCAAATTGATTTGCCTCGTGGCGCTAAATCAGGTCTTCGTCACGCGATTGAAGTACTTTCTGAAGTAGATGAAATCAGCTTCAACTTCTTTATTGCAGATGATGTGGTTCGTCATCCTGTCGTAGCTCGAATTGTGAACGCTTATGAAAAATGGGAAGCAAAAGATCAAAAAGAGCGTAAACTAGAGGAAATACGCAGAAAGCAGGAGCGTGATGCTCGTATGGCTGAAGCAGAAAATAATCAGTAA
- the miaB gene encoding tRNA (N6-isopentenyl adenosine(37)-C2)-methylthiotransferase MiaB, translating to MTKKLLIKTWGCQMNEYDSSKMADLLGAANGYELTEEPTEADVLLLNTCSIREKAQEKVFHQLGRWKNLKDKKPDLVIGVGGCVATQEGDHIRQRAPYVDVIFGPQTLHRLPEMIRQSQSNEKPVMDISFPEIEKFDNLPEPKAEGATAFVSIMEGCSKYCTYCVVPYTRGEEVSRPLDDVLFEIAQLAEQGVREVNLLGQNVNAYRGPMHDGDICTFAELLRMVASIDGIDRLRFTTSHPLEFGDDIIAVYEDTPELVSFLHLPVQSGSDRILTMMKRPHTAIEYKSIIRKLRKARPDIQISSDFIVGFPGETAKDFQDTMKLIKDVDFDMSFSFIFSARPGTPAADYPCDIPEQEKKDRLAELQQQVNSQAMRYSRLMLDTEQRVLVEGPSKKNLMELRARTENNRVVNFEGSADLIGQFVDVKITDVFANSLRGELVRTEKDMGLRVVMTPAEMMEKTRREDDLGVGTFTP from the coding sequence ATGACTAAGAAACTGCTGATCAAAACCTGGGGCTGTCAGATGAACGAATACGATTCATCTAAAATGGCCGACCTTTTAGGTGCCGCAAATGGTTATGAATTAACAGAAGAACCAACAGAAGCTGACGTTCTACTATTAAATACCTGCTCTATTCGTGAAAAAGCACAAGAGAAAGTGTTTCACCAATTAGGCCGCTGGAAAAACCTAAAAGATAAAAAACCAGATCTAGTGATCGGTGTTGGTGGTTGTGTTGCAACTCAAGAAGGTGATCATATTCGCCAACGAGCTCCATATGTTGACGTTATCTTTGGTCCACAAACTTTACACCGTTTACCTGAAATGATCCGTCAATCTCAATCAAATGAAAAGCCAGTAATGGATATTTCATTCCCAGAGATCGAAAAGTTCGACAACCTTCCAGAACCAAAGGCAGAAGGTGCAACAGCATTCGTTTCTATTATGGAAGGGTGTTCTAAGTACTGTACTTACTGTGTTGTTCCATACACTCGTGGTGAAGAAGTAAGTCGTCCTCTTGATGACGTATTATTTGAAATCGCACAACTTGCAGAGCAAGGCGTACGCGAAGTAAACCTATTAGGTCAAAACGTTAACGCGTACCGTGGTCCAATGCACGATGGTGATATCTGCACATTTGCTGAATTACTACGTATGGTTGCATCTATCGATGGTATCGACCGTTTACGCTTTACAACAAGCCACCCATTAGAGTTTGGTGATGACATCATCGCTGTATACGAAGATACGCCAGAGCTAGTAAGTTTCTTACACTTACCTGTTCAAAGTGGTTCTGATCGTATTTTAACCATGATGAAGCGTCCTCACACAGCGATTGAATATAAATCAATCATTCGTAAATTACGTAAAGCTCGTCCTGATATTCAAATCAGTTCTGACTTTATTGTTGGCTTCCCTGGTGAAACGGCGAAAGACTTCCAAGATACAATGAAACTGATTAAAGATGTTGATTTCGACATGAGCTTTAGTTTCATCTTCTCTGCACGTCCAGGAACACCTGCTGCTGATTATCCATGTGATATCCCTGAACAAGAGAAGAAAGATCGCCTAGCTGAACTGCAACAGCAAGTAAACAGCCAAGCAATGCGCTACTCTCGTTTAATGCTAGACACAGAGCAACGTGTATTGGTTGAAGGCCCATCGAAGAAAAACCTGATGGAGCTTCGTGCTCGTACTGAAAACAACCGTGTTGTAAACTTTGAAGGTTCAGCGGATCTTATTGGTCAATTTGTTGATGTTAAAATCACAGATGTATTTGCAAACTCACTGCGTGGTGAACTAGTTCGTACAGAAAAAGACATGGGTTTACGTGTTGTTATGACTCCAGCAGAAATGATGGAAAAAACACGTCGTGAAGATGATCTTGGTGTAGGTACTTTTACGCCATAG